From Coffea arabica cultivar ET-39 chromosome 2e, Coffea Arabica ET-39 HiFi, whole genome shotgun sequence, the proteins below share one genomic window:
- the LOC140036686 gene encoding uncharacterized protein produces the protein MGRRPCCAKEGLNRGAWTPLEDKTLTEYIKSHGAGKWASLPKRAGLKRCGKSCRLRWMNYLRSDIKRGNITDDEEDLIIRLHKLLGNRWSLIAGRLPGRTDNEIKNYWNTKIVKKIQGRQHLPACSSAPLTKPSSSRSRSPPSLQNLTRTDQPPNSEKLELKSCTHVIRTKARRLTKVFIDEDLQTSAGTQQPDIIAPEEAQAPPSSADAKDNFNKTPTDHNNTVGAEQPLGVVMESPSTFSGEEGYSSGFMMDFEMDDKYFFDFLSTDVVQFAHEFFEGVVQGTNIETNYEVETNDFPPNSCPTALSHDDDDDHNRADLGSITTFLHPALAWFHED, from the exons ATGGGGAGACGTCCATGTTGTGCTAAGGAAGGCCTAAACAGAGGGGCTTGGACTCCATTGGAAGATAAAACACTGACAGAATATATCAAGTCCCACGGCGCAGGAAAATGGGCAAGTCTTCCCAAACGAGCAG GTCTCAAACGATGTGGGAAGAGTTGCAGACTTCGATGGATGAACTATCTCAGATCTGATATCAAGAGAGGAAACATAACTGATGATGAAGAGGACCTCATAATCAGGCTACACAAACTCCTTGGAAACAG GTGGTCCTTGATAGCTGGAAGGCTTCCTGGTCGAACTGACAATGAGATCAAGAACTACTGGAACACCAAAATCGTCAAGAAAATTCAAGGCCGTCAACACTTACCAGCCTGCTCCTCTGCCCCACTAACGAAGCCGTCATCAAGTAGGTCCAGATCCCCACCATCGCTGCAAAATTTAACAAGAACTGATCAACCGCCAAATTCAGAAAAGCTTGAGCTTAAATCCTGTACTCACGTGATCCGCACAAAGGCGAGGAGGCTCACTAAAGTTTTCATCGACGAAGACTTGCAAACTTCTGCAGGTACACAACAACCCGATATTATTGCTCCGGAGGAAGCTCAAGCACCGCCGTCCAGCGCTGATGCCAAAGACAACTTCAACAAAACTCCTACTGATCATAACAATACCGTTGGTGCCGAGCAACCTTTAGGTGTGGTAATGGAATCACCTTCAACATTTTCCGGGGAGGAAGGCTACTCTTCGGGCTTCATGATGGATTTTGAAATGGACGATaagtatttttttgattttctcAGCACGGATGTTGTGCAATTCGCACACGAATTTTTCGAGGGAGTAGTACAGGGAACCAACATTGAGACCAATTATGAGGTTGAGACCAACGATTTTCCTCCCAACTCTTGTCCAACAGCTCTTTcacatgatgatgatgatgatcataATCGTGCAGATCTTGGTTCCATTACAACTTTTCTTCATCCTGCATTGGCCTGGTTTCACGAAGACTAG